One genomic window of Helicobacter canis includes the following:
- a CDS encoding type ISP restriction/modification enzyme, whose amino-acid sequence MSQFQTILDKVNATDLSNRTRGSIFERLCVHLLQDKDTQGEYKSIKLWNDWKHKGSQKDIGIDIVIETHSGEFIAVQCKFYTQGKLQLHDLATYFTLLQSGVGDIRFSKGILISTTDLGKEVENAIYQINKQMPLEMITLQDFLYSSIDWEKFDPTKPIETHARKTPLPHQKEALKKIDEYFADVRNTRGKLIMACGTGKTFVALKATEMLTDANDSITLFLAPSIALVGQSLREFAAQKTQSFIACVVCSDSTAARGEDDLDPRELPIPPSTSPSAILESYYKAKSARERLVIFSTYQSLERIKQAQILHKLPPIDLIICDEAHRSVGSLYTTTIKGQAAQDIKIKNAFTLCHDNDSINAKRRIYMTATPKIYSNTQKTKAKEKDNEVFSMDDEAIFGKTIYEMRFGKAVQEGLLTDYKVIILALEKETYAQVANKAIAKLKESGINKLNEKLVDLEFVCKIIGTHKGLVKSDLITLDSSPNKDIEYKTSQDSIPSQKALNFCRNIATSKNIKESFQAIIDCYDEEMRAKTREHTIHIDHIDGTMNANTRFEKLSELEKGKPKTCELITNAKCLSEGVDIPALDSVVFFDGRSAMVDIIQAVGRVMRKAPGKEVGYIILPIALSEKELNNLDKAVDNTNFKNIWNILKALRSHDESLVSEASFREKIKIAMISDHTSQDTNPNKRPTASQQEKQKQKKAKEAKEHIQRHLFEVQRSLNDIADSIYNVLPTKLGDKHYWSSFSAKTGKIVQDLTIRLNAYFKDNPSILSEFVESLQEAIHPNIKEAESIDMLASHIVTKPIFDTIFGEIMGDNPIGNALDSAFERLKSLGLDNEESKELDTLYKSIKESVEIAKTDGDKQRLIKDLYDTFFKTAFKKQSERLGIVYTPIEVIDFILHSTNALLQRHFGTDFNDSQVKVFDAFTGTGSFIARLLSKENALIDSSTLQDRYNHGIYAQDINILAYYIALINITQTAQSRDPSLDLFSHIALADSLNYLEDKQDYGLFSDYYKDLLANKQTQDFIAKEPIQVFIGNPPYSSGSKSENDNNANLPHPKLEKHIYNKYSTLSANKGTSGILTRDTLIQSIRMASDRVLKEGWGVVGFVVNGGFIDAKSADGFRKCLSKEFEDIYIINLRGNQRTSGEISQQEGGKIFDIGSRASVSLLFLVKSKETKESKLHYFAVGDYWDRQKKLDFLVEKHDIKNIDFYNIAPNDRGDWINQRHEHYYTLLPLKLEKSDKGSNALFSLNSNGVISSRDSWVWNFDKTLQASMQKCIATYNENLARFDKETFLAKHEKVKKSELYKMLTSEEINTDESQISWTRKLKKAFLKDEKAGDFMESRVRIATYRPFVKSYVYYDELWNEDQYRLRYIYPTAESKNIAICIGSNSHAFILDTMPDHSIVGSYQAYPLYRYSIDFTGKYQKEYAITRWGLEQFHNHYKDKSINEEDIFYYIYAIFNHKSFLAKYKANLSKDAPRVPFSKHFERLSKLGRELAELHLGYENGEKFTPSNADLLLDSQEDSYFYVTKMAKVGDGSEIYYNENLSIKGIPLKAYSYVLNQKSAIDWIIERYQIISTDQTSNKAQIPNNPNLFNGSRYIYDLLLRVINLSIKSVDVIESISKLEFEA is encoded by the coding sequence ATGAGTCAGTTTCAAACAATCCTAGATAAAGTCAATGCCACAGATCTTAGCAATCGCACAAGAGGCAGTATCTTTGAGCGGCTTTGTGTGCATTTATTACAAGACAAAGACACGCAAGGCGAGTATAAAAGCATTAAATTATGGAATGATTGGAAACATAAGGGCAGTCAAAAAGATATTGGCATTGATATAGTCATTGAGACCCATAGTGGCGAGTTTATCGCTGTGCAGTGTAAGTTCTACACTCAAGGCAAGCTGCAGCTACACGATCTAGCTACATATTTCACACTACTGCAAAGCGGTGTGGGGGATATTAGATTCTCAAAAGGTATCCTTATAAGCACCACTGATTTGGGCAAAGAAGTAGAAAATGCCATCTATCAAATCAACAAGCAAATGCCGCTAGAGATGATTACGCTCCAAGATTTTCTCTACTCAAGCATTGATTGGGAGAAGTTTGACCCTACAAAGCCGATAGAAACCCACGCGAGAAAGACCCCCCTACCACACCAAAAAGAAGCTTTAAAAAAGATCGATGAGTATTTCGCAGATGTGAGGAATACCCGCGGTAAGCTCATAATGGCGTGCGGGACAGGCAAGACCTTTGTCGCGCTTAAAGCCACTGAAATGCTCACAGATGCAAATGATTCTATCACGCTATTTTTAGCCCCTAGTATCGCACTTGTGGGGCAGAGTCTTAGAGAGTTTGCCGCCCAGAAGACACAGAGCTTCATCGCCTGCGTGGTCTGCTCTGATAGCACCGCTGCAAGAGGCGAAGATGACCTAGATCCAAGAGAGCTGCCCATACCGCCATCAACAAGCCCTAGTGCTATCCTAGAGTCCTACTATAAGGCTAAAAGTGCGCGTGAGCGGCTTGTGATCTTTAGCACTTATCAATCACTAGAGCGGATCAAGCAAGCCCAGATTCTCCACAAGCTCCCGCCAATTGATCTAATCATCTGCGATGAAGCCCATAGAAGCGTAGGCTCACTATATACCACAACAATTAAGGGGCAAGCAGCCCAAGATATAAAGATCAAAAACGCTTTCACTCTCTGCCACGATAATGATTCAATAAACGCCAAACGCAGGATCTATATGACCGCCACGCCTAAAATTTATAGCAATACGCAAAAAACAAAGGCTAAAGAAAAAGACAATGAAGTATTCTCAATGGATGATGAAGCTATCTTTGGTAAAACAATCTATGAAATGCGCTTTGGCAAGGCGGTGCAAGAGGGGCTGCTGACAGATTATAAGGTCATCATTCTGGCTTTGGAAAAGGAGACCTACGCACAAGTAGCCAACAAAGCCATAGCCAAGCTAAAAGAGAGCGGGATAAATAAGCTTAATGAAAAGCTAGTTGATTTGGAGTTTGTCTGCAAGATCATAGGCACGCATAAAGGGCTGGTAAAAAGCGATCTAATCACCCTAGATTCTAGCCCCAACAAAGACATAGAGTATAAAACAAGCCAAGATTCTATCCCAAGTCAAAAGGCTCTAAACTTCTGCCGCAATATCGCCACTTCTAAAAATATCAAAGAAAGCTTTCAAGCGATCATCGACTGCTATGATGAAGAGATGAGGGCTAAGACTAGAGAGCATACAATCCACATAGACCACATAGATGGCACGATGAATGCCAACACAAGATTTGAGAAATTAAGCGAGCTAGAAAAAGGCAAGCCTAAAACTTGCGAGCTAATCACCAATGCCAAATGCCTAAGCGAGGGCGTGGATATACCAGCTCTAGATTCTGTGGTGTTTTTTGATGGGCGATCGGCTATGGTGGATATTATCCAAGCGGTGGGGCGTGTGATGCGAAAAGCCCCGGGCAAAGAGGTAGGCTATATTATCCTGCCAATCGCCCTAAGTGAAAAGGAGCTAAACAATCTTGACAAAGCCGTAGATAACACCAATTTCAAAAATATCTGGAATATCCTAAAAGCCCTAAGAAGCCACGATGAAAGCCTAGTAAGTGAAGCAAGCTTTAGAGAAAAAATCAAAATCGCTATGATAAGCGACCACACAAGCCAAGACACAAACCCAAACAAACGCCCCACAGCAAGCCAGCAAGAGAAGCAAAAGCAAAAGAAAGCCAAAGAAGCCAAAGAGCATATACAAAGACATTTATTTGAAGTCCAACGCTCTTTAAATGATATAGCGGATTCTATCTACAATGTCTTGCCAACTAAGCTTGGAGATAAGCACTATTGGTCATCTTTCTCAGCCAAGACAGGCAAGATAGTCCAAGATCTAACCATACGCCTAAATGCCTACTTCAAAGACAACCCAAGCATTTTAAGCGAGTTTGTAGAGTCGCTACAAGAAGCGATCCACCCAAATATCAAAGAAGCAGAGTCTATTGATATGCTAGCTTCCCATATCGTTACAAAGCCTATCTTTGACACGATCTTTGGTGAAATTATGGGCGATAATCCCATAGGCAATGCCCTAGATTCTGCCTTTGAACGCCTTAAAAGCTTAGGGCTAGATAATGAAGAGTCAAAAGAGCTAGACACACTTTATAAAAGCATTAAAGAAAGCGTAGAGATCGCCAAAACAGATGGCGATAAGCAAAGGCTCATTAAAGATCTCTATGATACATTTTTCAAAACAGCTTTCAAAAAGCAGAGCGAGAGACTAGGCATAGTCTATACACCCATTGAAGTGATAGATTTTATACTACACTCGACAAACGCGCTTTTACAGCGGCATTTTGGCACAGACTTTAACGACAGCCAAGTAAAGGTGTTTGACGCATTCACTGGCACAGGCTCATTTATCGCAAGACTTTTAAGCAAAGAAAATGCCCTGATAGATTCTAGCACGCTGCAAGATCGCTACAATCACGGGATCTACGCCCAAGATATAAATATCCTAGCCTACTACATCGCACTAATCAACATCACCCAAACCGCACAGAGCAGAGACCCTAGCCTAGATCTATTCTCCCATATAGCCCTAGCAGACTCGCTAAATTATTTAGAAGACAAGCAAGACTACGGACTCTTTAGCGACTACTACAAAGACCTCTTAGCAAACAAACAGACCCAAGACTTCATAGCCAAAGAGCCTATACAAGTCTTCATAGGAAACCCCCCTTACTCAAGCGGAAGCAAAAGTGAGAATGACAATAACGCCAATCTCCCGCACCCAAAGCTAGAAAAACACATTTACAATAAATATTCCACCCTTTCAGCAAACAAAGGCACAAGCGGTATCCTTACACGAGATACCCTAATACAATCCATACGAATGGCAAGTGATAGAGTGCTTAAAGAGGGCTGGGGGGTCGTAGGATTTGTGGTCAATGGTGGATTTATCGATGCTAAAAGTGCCGATGGCTTTAGAAAATGCCTATCCAAAGAGTTTGAAGATATTTATATCATCAATCTACGGGGTAATCAGCGCACATCAGGCGAAATCTCACAGCAAGAAGGCGGCAAAATCTTTGATATTGGCTCAAGAGCGAGCGTGTCTTTACTCTTTTTGGTAAAAAGCAAAGAGACAAAAGAGTCAAAGCTGCATTACTTTGCAGTGGGAGATTACTGGGACAGACAAAAAAAGCTAGATTTTTTAGTTGAAAAGCACGATATAAAAAACATAGACTTTTACAATATCGCGCCAAATGACAGGGGTGATTGGATCAATCAACGCCACGAGCATTACTACACACTATTGCCTTTAAAGCTAGAGAAGAGCGATAAAGGCAGCAATGCACTTTTTAGCCTTAATTCAAATGGCGTTATATCAAGCAGAGATTCTTGGGTATGGAATTTTGATAAAACACTGCAAGCTTCTATGCAAAAATGTATCGCCACTTATAATGAGAATCTAGCACGCTTTGATAAAGAGACATTCCTAGCAAAGCACGAAAAAGTCAAAAAAAGCGAGCTGTATAAAATGCTAACAAGTGAAGAAATCAACACAGATGAAAGTCAAATTTCTTGGACAAGAAAGCTAAAAAAGGCTTTTCTTAAAGATGAAAAAGCTGGTGATTTTATGGAATCTAGAGTGAGAATCGCCACTTATCGCCCTTTTGTAAAATCGTATGTATATTACGATGAATTGTGGAATGAAGACCAATATCGATTAAGATATATTTACCCAACAGCAGAATCCAAAAATATAGCTATTTGCATAGGAAGTAATTCACACGCTTTTATTTTAGACACAATGCCAGACCATAGCATTGTAGGCAGTTATCAAGCCTATCCACTCTATCGATATTCAATCGATTTCACGGGCAAGTATCAAAAAGAATATGCCATTACGCGCTGGGGATTAGAGCAGTTTCACAATCACTACAAGGACAAAAGCATAAATGAAGAAGATATTTTCTACTACATTTATGCGATCTTTAATCACAAGAGCTTCTTAGCTAAATACAAGGCAAATTTAAGCAAAGATGCCCCAAGAGTGCCATTTAGCAAGCATTTTGAGAGGCTTTCAAAGCTAGGCAGAGAGCTAGCAGAGCTGCATTTGGGCTATGAAAATGGAGAGAAATTCACCCCAAGCAATGCTGATTTACTCCTAGACTCACAAGAAGACTCGTATTTTTATGTAACCAAAATGGCAAAAGTAGGCGATGGGAGTGAGATTTACTACAATGAAAATTTAAGCATTAAAGGCATACCGCTTAAAGCTTATAGCTATGTGCTAAACCAAAAAAGCGCGATTGACTGGATCATCGAACGCTATCAAATTATAAGCACAGACCAGACAAGCAACAAAGCCCAAATCCCCAACAACCCAAATCTCTTCAATGGCTCGCGCTATATCTATGACCTGCTTTTGCGAGTCATCAATCTATCCATAAAAAGCGTAGATGTGATAGAGTCCATTAGCAAGCTAGAGTTTGAAGCCTAG
- a CDS encoding AIR synthase-related protein → MGAFSMDSRVGFLAKNGDCYGDSALITTQGKSLESPCKAPFLAQKSCREQTTPESTFDTAIPRIQSQAQSKKSPFSSLRADLSARQSIQTKTQTLESSFEKSAENKKTTDIQSVASLEKVDSSDTAQNAKTDSRQSEITPSGDAPHIDLAREKRLWDLLLEGVESKLITCAKEVGEGGLGIALAKMAIFGRLGCAVQIALPKREMLFSQTQSCVVVETSDFAQLQELAQRHNISCLLLGEVGGEHISIQVDSSPNPQAIHLSTQEAGEIFFQSFDKHLESTP, encoded by the coding sequence ATGGGCGCATTTTCTATGGATTCGCGCGTTGGCTTTTTGGCTAAAAATGGCGATTGCTACGGCGATTCTGCGCTCATTACCACACAAGGTAAATCCCTTGAATCGCCTTGCAAAGCCCCATTTTTAGCTCAAAAATCCTGCCGCGAGCAAACTACCCCAGAATCCACTTTTGATACCGCAATTCCTAGAATCCAAAGCCAAGCCCAAAGTAAAAAATCGCCCTTCTCGTCATTGCGAGCCGACTTGTCGGCGCGGCAATCCATACAAACAAAGACACAAACCCTAGAATCCTCGTTTGAAAAATCAGCCGAAAATAAAAAAACTACCGACATTCAAAGCGTAGCTTCTTTAGAAAAAGTGGATTCTAGCGACACCGCCCAAAACGCAAAAACGGATTCTAGGCAGAGCGAGATTACCCCAAGTGGTGATGCGCCGCATATCGATCTAGCACGCGAGAAGCGGCTCTGGGATCTCTTGCTAGAGGGGGTAGAATCCAAGCTCATCACTTGCGCGAAAGAAGTGGGCGAGGGGGGGCTAGGCATAGCATTGGCAAAGATGGCTATCTTTGGTAGGCTTGGCTGTGCGGTGCAAATCGCCCTGCCTAAGCGCGAAATGCTTTTTTCCCAGACACAAAGCTGCGTGGTGGTGGAGACAAGCGATTTTGCGCAGCTGCAAGAGCTAGCACAGAGGCATAATATTTCTTGCTTGCTGTTGGGAGAGGTGGGGGGAGAGCATATCAGCATACAAGTGGATTCTAGCCCAAATCCCCAAGCAATCCACCTATCTACCCAAGAAGCAGGGGAGATATTTTTCCAAAGTTTTGACAAGCACTTAGAATCCACCCCTTAG
- the ppsA gene encoding pyruvate, water dikinase: MKYIKFFKELNNKDVPLVGGKNASIGEMFQELVPVGIKVPNGFAITSDAYWYLLDSGGIRQKIIDLLAGVDVTEIDVLKTRSKQIRELIFGTPLPTDLRDEIFEAYRILSEEYGMKYADVAVRSSATAEDLPDASFAGQQDTYLSVKGQTDLVHYIKSCFASLFTDRAVSYRASRGFDHFKVALSVGVQKMVRADKGSAGVMFSIDTETGFKDAVFITSSWGLGENVVGGTVNPDEFYVFKPTLKEGKRPIIKRQLGHKHQKMVYATPGDPHPTKNIQTTQEEMRTFSITDADILTLARYAIKIEEHYTKEAGEYRPMDMEWSKDGESGEIFIVQARPETVQSQKSKNGCAQRLEKFRFKDKDAEREVILTGRAIGGKIGHGKVRIINDLEHMNTFKEGEILVTDNTDPDWEPAMKKAAAVITNRGGRTCHAAIVAREIGVPAIVGAVGATDRLYTGMEITASCAEGEEGYIYNGIHPFEIETIELSNLGQTKTKIYMNIGNPEKAFGFSQLPNDGVGLARMEHIILNQIKAHPLALLDLQNGKKDIKDKEEIEKLISGYESPKDFFIKKIAEGMGMISAAFYPKPVIVRVSDFKSNEYRGMIGGLAYEPLEENPMLGYRGASRYYSDLYRTAFEWECEALSMVREEMGLTNMKVMVPFLRTPEEGKKVLEIMRRNGLESGKNGLEIYVMCELPVNVILADEFLSMFDGFSIGSNDLTQLTLGVDRDGQLVSHIFDERNPAMLEMFKRAIAACKKHGKYCGICGQAPSDYPEIAEFLVKEGINSISLNPDSVVATWTRIADLEKTLK; encoded by the coding sequence ATGAAGTATATTAAGTTTTTCAAAGAGCTCAATAATAAAGATGTCCCGCTTGTCGGTGGTAAGAACGCTAGTATTGGCGAGATGTTTCAAGAGCTTGTCCCTGTTGGGATTAAGGTGCCAAATGGCTTTGCTATCACAAGCGATGCGTATTGGTATCTTTTGGATTCTGGTGGGATCCGGCAAAAGATCATCGATCTGCTTGCTGGTGTTGATGTAACAGAAATCGATGTGCTTAAGACTCGCTCAAAGCAGATCCGTGAGCTGATATTTGGCACGCCATTGCCGACAGATTTGCGCGATGAGATCTTTGAAGCATATAGGATTTTGAGTGAAGAATATGGTATGAAATATGCTGATGTGGCGGTTCGCAGCTCGGCTACTGCGGAGGATCTGCCAGATGCGAGCTTTGCGGGACAGCAAGATACTTATCTAAGCGTAAAGGGACAAACAGATTTGGTGCATTATATTAAATCTTGTTTTGCTTCACTTTTTACCGATAGGGCGGTGAGCTACCGCGCTTCTAGGGGATTTGATCATTTTAAGGTGGCTTTGTCTGTGGGCGTGCAGAAAATGGTGCGTGCAGATAAGGGCAGTGCTGGGGTGATGTTTTCTATCGATACAGAAACAGGCTTTAAAGATGCGGTGTTCATCACCTCTAGCTGGGGTCTTGGGGAAAATGTCGTAGGCGGCACGGTGAATCCTGATGAATTTTATGTCTTTAAGCCCACGCTCAAAGAGGGCAAACGCCCCATTATCAAACGCCAGCTAGGGCATAAACATCAAAAAATGGTCTATGCTACACCCGGCGATCCACACCCTACGAAAAATATCCAAACCACCCAAGAAGAAATGCGCACCTTTTCTATCACAGATGCAGATATTTTGACTCTCGCGCGCTATGCGATAAAGATCGAGGAGCATTACACCAAAGAAGCAGGCGAGTATCGCCCTATGGATATGGAGTGGTCTAAAGATGGCGAGAGTGGGGAGATATTTATCGTGCAGGCTCGCCCAGAAACCGTGCAGAGCCAAAAGAGCAAAAATGGCTGCGCACAAAGGCTGGAGAAATTTCGCTTCAAAGACAAAGATGCAGAGCGAGAGGTGATACTCACAGGGCGTGCGATCGGCGGGAAGATCGGGCACGGAAAAGTGCGGATCATCAATGATTTAGAGCATATGAATACCTTTAAAGAGGGCGAGATTCTTGTAACAGATAATACCGACCCAGACTGGGAGCCGGCGATGAAAAAGGCAGCGGCTGTCATCACCAATCGTGGTGGGCGCACTTGCCACGCGGCTATCGTGGCGCGTGAAATTGGCGTGCCGGCGATTGTGGGGGCTGTGGGCGCGACAGATAGGCTCTATACAGGTATGGAGATCACGGCATCTTGTGCTGAGGGTGAAGAGGGCTATATCTATAATGGTATCCACCCCTTTGAGATTGAAACTATTGAGCTTAGCAATCTTGGGCAGACAAAGACAAAAATCTATATGAATATCGGCAATCCAGAGAAGGCGTTTGGATTTTCACAGCTGCCAAACGATGGCGTAGGGCTTGCGCGTATGGAGCATATTATCCTAAATCAAATCAAAGCCCATCCGCTTGCGCTACTTGATTTGCAAAATGGCAAAAAGGACATAAAAGACAAAGAAGAGATAGAAAAGCTCATCTCTGGCTATGAGAGTCCTAAGGACTTTTTCATCAAAAAGATCGCCGAGGGTATGGGTATGATCTCTGCGGCGTTTTACCCTAAGCCTGTAATCGTGCGTGTGAGTGATTTTAAGTCTAATGAATACCGCGGTATGATTGGTGGGCTAGCGTATGAGCCACTAGAAGAAAATCCAATGCTTGGCTATCGTGGGGCGAGTCGATATTACTCGGATCTCTATCGCACGGCGTTTGAATGGGAGTGCGAGGCTCTTAGTATGGTGCGAGAGGAAATGGGGCTTACTAATATGAAGGTGATGGTGCCATTTCTTCGCACGCCAGAAGAGGGGAAAAAGGTGCTTGAGATTATGCGCCGTAATGGACTAGAATCCGGCAAAAATGGCTTAGAAATCTATGTGATGTGCGAGCTGCCTGTGAATGTGATTTTGGCAGATGAATTTTTAAGTATGTTTGATGGCTTCTCCATTGGCTCAAATGACCTAACCCAGCTTACTTTGGGCGTAGATCGCGATGGGCAGCTTGTAAGCCATATCTTTGATGAGCGCAATCCTGCTATGCTAGAGATGTTTAAGCGCGCGATTGCAGCTTGTAAAAAGCACGGCAAATATTGCGGGATCTGTGGGCAGGCTCCAAGCGATTATCCCGAAATTGCGGAGTTTTTGGTAAAAGAGGGGATCAACTCTATTTCTTTAAATCCGGATTCTGTGGTGGCTACTTGGACGCGTATAGCTGATCTTGAAAAGACATTGAAATAG
- the lpoB gene encoding penicillin-binding protein activator LpoB, translating to MYRLAYLVAMSFGLVLLGCGGVQYVDNVDSKEHSSLGIDYHDLEKAASDNIKSLLESGYVRSLAGLSKPKVLAISDVLNDTMQHFSTEELTRKITRDMRNSGKFILTMAFAGSGGSKDKMLDSVREARENDEVNQYGVPEKGNIIAPELSLSGKIIQRNTKVKSKQRVDYFFLLTLTDLKSGLVVWDNEVNIIKVGKKSSAW from the coding sequence ATGTATAGATTGGCTTATCTTGTGGCTATGTCGTTTGGGCTTGTGCTGCTTGGCTGTGGCGGTGTGCAGTATGTGGATAATGTGGATTCTAAGGAACACTCTTCTTTAGGGATTGATTATCACGACTTGGAAAAGGCAGCAAGTGATAATATAAAATCCTTGCTTGAGAGTGGGTATGTGCGCTCTCTAGCAGGTCTCTCAAAGCCCAAAGTGCTGGCGATTTCTGATGTGTTAAATGACACTATGCAGCACTTCTCTACCGAAGAGCTTACGCGCAAAATCACACGAGATATGCGCAATAGTGGGAAATTTATTTTGACAATGGCGTTTGCAGGCAGTGGTGGTAGCAAGGATAAAATGCTAGACTCCGTGCGAGAGGCGCGCGAAAACGATGAAGTCAATCAATATGGAGTCCCAGAAAAGGGCAATATCATCGCCCCAGAGCTATCGCTATCTGGGAAGATTATCCAGCGCAATACAAAGGTAAAATCCAAGCAAAGGGTGGATTACTTTTTTCTCCTGACACTTACAGATCTCAAGAGCGGGCTTGTGGTGTGGGATAATGAAGTAAATATCATTAAAGTGGGGAAGAAATCTTCAGCGTGGTAA
- the fliQ gene encoding flagellar biosynthesis protein FliQ has translation MEGQLMALAIETYKITLLISLPILATGLVVGLLISIFQATTQINEMTLSFVPKILAVIAVIIFTMPWMLTMLTDYTKNIIELIPKFIS, from the coding sequence ATGGAAGGGCAGCTTATGGCATTAGCCATTGAGACCTATAAGATCACATTGCTCATTTCTCTGCCGATTTTAGCCACAGGGCTTGTGGTGGGGCTTTTGATCAGTATCTTTCAAGCGACAACACAAATCAATGAAATGACGCTTTCATTTGTGCCTAAGATCCTAGCGGTCATTGCGGTGATTATTTTCACAATGCCGTGGATGCTTACAATGCTTACAGATTATACGAAAAACATCATCGAGCTAATCCCAAAATTCATCAGCTAG
- a CDS encoding UDP-N-acetylmuramate dehydrogenase, producing the protein MRESCVDFAKYSSLKIGGLTPVVVLEKGDEAHFSAMQAYRCIGHAYNLLVSPNAKHLAMLSKEFDYICESEEWVEVGAMTPSGKIFAFFRDRDLCGLEFLQALPGSAGGLLMMNAGMKQYEMKDVVLSACVDGAWEEDLGLAYRSSNISGIISAMRFKKQVGFREEVLQACKMMRKTHPKLPSCGSCFKNPSGDYAGRLLELAGLKGFMKNGVGFSEQHANFLVHRGGASFEDALWVIEYAQTIVQDRFGIHLEPEVRILG; encoded by the coding sequence ATGCGTGAGAGTTGCGTAGATTTTGCTAAATATAGTAGCTTGAAGATCGGCGGTTTGACGCCTGTTGTCGTGCTAGAAAAGGGCGATGAAGCGCACTTTAGTGCAATGCAGGCATATCGATGTATAGGGCACGCATATAATCTCCTAGTCTCACCAAATGCAAAACACCTAGCAATGCTTAGTAAGGAGTTTGACTATATCTGTGAGAGTGAAGAGTGGGTAGAAGTGGGGGCTATGACACCAAGCGGGAAGATTTTTGCGTTTTTTCGTGATCGAGATCTGTGCGGGCTGGAGTTTTTGCAGGCATTGCCCGGTAGTGCTGGGGGGCTTTTGATGATGAATGCCGGTATGAAGCAATATGAGATGAAAGATGTCGTGCTAAGCGCGTGTGTCGATGGTGCGTGGGAAGAGGATCTGGGGCTGGCGTATAGGAGTAGCAATATTAGTGGGATTATCAGTGCTATGCGATTTAAGAAGCAAGTAGGCTTTAGGGAAGAGGTGCTACAAGCGTGCAAGATGATGAGAAAAACCCACCCCAAACTCCCTAGCTGTGGCAGCTGTTTTAAAAACCCTAGCGGAGATTATGCGGGGAGATTGCTTGAGCTAGCAGGACTAAAAGGCTTTATGAAAAATGGCGTGGGCTTTAGCGAGCAGCACGCAAATTTCTTGGTCCATCGTGGTGGAGCGAGCTTTGAAGATGCATTGTGGGTGATAGAATACGCACAAACAATCGTGCAAGATCGCTTTGGAATCCACCTAGAACCTGAAGTGCGGATTCTAGGCTAG
- a CDS encoding bifunctional 2-polyprenyl-6-hydroxyphenol methylase/3-demethylubiquinol 3-O-methyltransferase UbiG codes for MKPQPCILCHSNDTHITQEIARDDIIALYKSFPGVAIDSLISSDLLYHHCNVCDLSFFTCKDGSIPTGDNAFYNALNQLDWYYFSEKHEYHFAKKFITKDSKVLEVGCGKAAFARFLPQEAKPHYVGLEFSTQAKQMAAKDGILIENISIEEYANSHSKQFDVACSFQVLEHTSNPNSFIQAQIDCLKSDILRGGGGRDKIPYLIIAVPSQDSFLQYCVNGVLNMPPHHISRFSDKTLQEIANIFNLELLEIYHEQVQPEHIDFYKATMWAKLFLPTPLIDRGLLRKFINKAGFIGRSFIKIPPDAYGHTAVAVYTIA; via the coding sequence ATGAAACCACAACCTTGCATACTCTGCCATAGCAATGATACACACATTACACAAGAAATTGCCAGAGATGATATTATCGCACTTTATAAAAGTTTCCCCGGCGTTGCAATAGATTCACTTATCTCAAGTGATTTACTCTATCATCACTGCAATGTTTGCGATCTTAGCTTTTTTACTTGCAAAGATGGCTCTATCCCCACTGGCGATAATGCCTTCTATAATGCCCTAAATCAGCTTGATTGGTATTATTTTAGCGAGAAGCACGAATATCACTTTGCCAAAAAGTTTATTACCAAGGATTCTAAAGTGCTAGAAGTTGGCTGTGGCAAGGCAGCATTTGCCCGCTTTCTCCCACAAGAAGCCAAGCCCCACTATGTCGGCTTAGAGTTTAGCACACAAGCAAAGCAAATGGCAGCAAAAGATGGAATCTTGATTGAGAACATATCCATTGAAGAATATGCAAACTCACATTCCAAGCAATTTGATGTTGCTTGTAGCTTTCAAGTTTTAGAGCATACGAGCAATCCAAACTCTTTCATACAAGCTCAAATTGACTGCTTAAAAAGTGATATTTTACGGGGGGGGGGGGGGCGAGATAAGATTCCATATTTAATTATAGCTGTGCCTAGCCAAGATAGCTTCTTGCAATATTGTGTAAATGGTGTTTTAAATATGCCGCCTCATCATATCTCCCGCTTTAGCGACAAAACTCTCCAAGAAATAGCCAATATTTTCAATCTTGAATTACTAGAGATTTATCACGAGCAAGTCCAGCCCGAACATATTGATTTTTACAAAGCCACAATGTGGGCAAAGCTCTTTTTACCCACTCCGCTCATAGACAGGGGATTGCTAAGAAAATTTATCAACAAAGCAGGGTTTATCGGCAGATCGTTTATCAAGATTCCACCTGATGCCTACGGACACACAGCAGTGGCAGTATATACCATAGCCTAG